A stretch of Cryptococcus neoformans var. neoformans JEC21 chromosome 10 sequence DNA encodes these proteins:
- a CDS encoding spermine transporter, putative — protein MLEPVEAEFANPPIFSNQQEEILHEEEIEEPNAISNAGKQVTSGSDDSTLHGQQSSEKVNEKDVEKGTDERIIVHFDEGEGPKQWSKRRKWWATTTASILCLAVALGSAMPTGDLPGTAETLHVSDEVIYISISLFVAGFGIGPLIFAPLSEVVGRRPIYAVSMLFYFLFTLPSCLAKNIATMLAGRMIAGLASSAPFTNVGGTISDVWAVEERGFPMAVFSSTLFMGPCLGPLFGGWIAEKTGQWRWIYWVLFILCGACVILCIFTPETLAPVLLRKKAARLNKENNTTVYVSEHDLHRPPFKETIKVALTRPLVFMFQEVIIIFFTVYLSFIYALLYSTFFAFPIAFEEIRGWSMGMTGVSFVSIIIGIAIANLCMPIQERLYKKHCEKHGVVPEGRLYPMMLGALTLPVSMFILAFTSYPGIIWVGPCVGGIIFGFSMVIIYISGNTYIVDSYSNYAASAISAKNMTRSLIGASVPLWITQLLHNLKFQYGMLFLALFSVVIAPIPFVFYVKGGAVRRRSKRATA, from the exons ATGCTGGAACCAGTAGAAGCCGAGTTCGCCAACCCGCCCATCTTCAGCAAccagcaagaagagatcttgcatgaagaagaaatcgAAGAGCCTAACGCCATTTCCAACGCTGGCAAGCAAGTCACTAGCGGTTCTGACGACTCAACCCTTCATGGACAGCAATCTTCCGAAAAGGTCAACGAGAAGGACGTTGAAAAAGGCACGGACGAACGGATTATTGTTCATTTTGACGAGGGGGAGGGACCAAAGCAGTGGTCCAAAAGACGAAAGTG GTGGGCCACCACTACCGCCTCCATTCTCTGTCTTGCTGTTGCCCTCGGTAGTGCTATGCCTACGGGTGACCTTCCCGGCACCGCTGAGACTCTTCATGTTTCTGACGAGGTCATTtacatctccatctccctcttcgTCGCTGGTTTCGGTATTGGTCCCCTTATCTTTGCACCTTTAAGCGAAGTTGTCGGGCGTCGACCCATTTACGCCGTCAGCATGCTCTTCTACTTTCTCTTCACCTTGCCCAGCTGTCTCGCCAAGAACATTGCTACCATGTTGGCTGGTCGTATGATTGCCGGTCTTGCTTCCTCTGCCCCATTCACCAACGTCGGCGGTACCATTTCCGACGTTTGGGCCGTCGAGGAACGAGGTTTCCCCATGGCTGTCTTTAGTTCTACACTTTT TATGGGGCCTTGTCTTGGACCTTTGTTTGGCGG ATGGATCGCCGAAAAAACCGGCCAGTGGCGATGGATTTACTGggtcctcttcattctttgCGGTGCTTGTGTCATCCTTTGCATCTTCACTCCCGAGACTCTTGCCCCTGTCCTTCTCCGCAAGAAGGCTGCCCGGCTCAACAAGGAGAATAACACCACCGTTTACGTCTCTGAGCACGACCTCCATAGGCCCCCCTTCAAGGAAACTATCAAGGTCGCTTTGACTAGGCCTCTCGTATTTATGTTCCAGGAAgttatcatcatcttcttc ACCGTTtatctctccttcatctaTGCTTTGCTCTATTCtaccttctttgccttcccTATCGCGTTTGAGGAGATCCGAGGCTGGAGTATGGGTATGACTGGTGTCTCTTTCGTGTCTATCATC ATTGGTATCGCAATTGCCAACCTATGTATGCCTATCCAAGAAAGGCTGTACAAGAAGCATTGCGAGAAGCATGGTGTTGTCCCAGAGGGTCGTCTTTATCCCATGATGCTTGGTGCACT TACCCTTCCTGTCTCCATGTTCATCCTCGCTTTCACTTCGTATCCTGGCATCATTTGGGTGGGGCCTTGCGTGGGTGGTATCATTTTCGGTTTCTCT ATGGTCATTATCTACATCTCCGGTAACACGTACATCGTCGACAGTTATTCCAACTACGCTGCTTCTGCCATCAGTGCCAAGAACATGACT CGTTCTCTCATTGGTGCTTCCGTTCCTCTCTGGATTACCCAGCTTCTC CACAATCTCAAGTTCCAGTACGGTATgctcttccttgccttaTTCTCTGTGGTCATCGCCCCCATCCCCTTTGTCTTCTACGTGAAGGGTGGTGCCGTCAGGAGGAGGTCCAAAAGGGCGACGGCTTAA
- a CDS encoding adenine nucleotide transporter, putative, with product MAPAHHPTLTPFGSALAGALGSVFANSLVYPIDVAKTRLQAIDDPLEDIESDSESGEVFAEKTEEEQKRHVEGKARRRQKREQVIKLKKLLGKKLQRWGMLTMLIRIVHMEGISGVFHGYGATMIGTFSQQFTYFFFHTFLRKTYLARLTASSKRASLSTSTELLLGALAGALAQIFTIPVSVIATRQQLWDPPARPKILPGEKETEWNDKSPSLTETAREIIAESGWTGLWTGLKPGLVLTVNPAITYGVFERLKSWRLAAKGAKKLDVWESFWIGVGSKTLATVVTYPYIFAKVRLQAKVVVSPPPLSEEIKKGEAPTYASIASASPTEGSTVIVEQPSSIESEPSTELEQTHRHKHTHSPSQHYRSAIPLLKAVYTEKGFKGLYQGLGAQILKAVLCQGILFVSKDQFESYAWLLIVFFARLRTRLSAKARV from the exons ATGGCACCTGCACACCATCCTACTCTCACCCCGTTTGGCTCAGCGCTCGCGGGTGCTCTCGGTTCAGTCTTTGCCAACTC GCTTGTATATCCTATCGATGTTGCCAAAACACGTCTTCAAGCTATCGACGACCCTCTAGAGGATATTGAATCCGACAGCGAATCTGGTGAGGTCTTCGCGGAGAagactgaagaagaacaaaaacGACATGTCGAAGGCAAAGCGCGTCGACGGCAGAAGAGGGAACAGGTTAtaaagttgaagaagctgctCGGAAAGAAACTGCAAAGGTGGGGTATGTTGACAATGCTTATAAGGATCGTGCATATGGAAGGGATATCCGGTGTCTTCCATGGCTATGGAGCAACTATGATAGGAACTTTCTCTCAGC AATTTACctattttttcttccataCCTTTCTAAGGAAGACATACCTAGCGCGTCTCACCGCTTCCTCTAAGCGCGCTTCATTGTCGACAAGTACGGAGCTCTTGTTAGGTGCTCTTGCTGGCGCACTTGCCCAGATTTTTACTATTCCAGTCTCTGTTATTGCTACCCGACAACAGCTGTGGGATCCGCCGGCAAGGCCCAAGATCCTTCCcggagaaaaggaaaccGAATGGAATGACAAGAGTCCTTCTTTAACTGAGACTGCTCGAGAAATCATCGCCGAGTCTGGATGGACTGGCCTCTGGACAGGGCTGAAACCCGGCCTGGTACTCACTGTAAACCCCGCCATTACTTATGGTGTGTTTGAGAGACTTAAGTCATGGAGGCTCGCTGCAAAGGGTGCCAAAAAACTTGATGTCTGGGAGTCTTTCTGGATTGGAGTTGGCAGTAAGACCTTGGCTACCGTTGTAACTTATCCTTACATCTTT GCCAAGGTAAGACTCCAGGCAAAGGTTGTCGTAtcgcctccaccacttTCTGAAGAAAtcaagaagggagaggcaCCTACGTATGCGTCCATCGCTTCAGCCTCTCCTACCGAAGGCTCTACCGTCATTGTCGAGCAGCCCTCTTCAATTGAAAGCGAACCTTCCACCGAATTAGAGCAGACTCATAGGCATAAGCACACCCATTCGCCTTCTCAACATTACCGCTCGGCTATCCCACTTCTTAAAGCTGTCTATACCGAGAAGGGCTTTAAAGGGTTGTACCAAGGTTTGGGTGCACAGATTTTGAAGGCCGTGTTATGCCAAG GCATCCTATTTGTCTCGAAGGACCAATTTGAGAGCTATGCTTGGTTGTTGATCGTATTCTTCGCTAGGTTAAGAACCCGCCTTTCGGCCAAAGCACGAGTCTGA
- a CDS encoding calcineurin A catalytic subunit, putative has protein sequence MASPATQTANAIAAINNRSNLVIPEIDFTQHQLENGEIVSTTERVIKDVQAPAMYVPTDDQFWSTTDKTKPDIAFLKNHFYREGRLTEEQALYILEKGGELLRSEPNLLEVDAPITVCGDIHGQYYDLMKLFEVGGNPADTRYLFLGDYVDRGYFSIECVLYLWSLKMWYPDTLFLLRGNHECRHLTDYFTFKLECKHKYSETVYNACMESFCNLPLAAVMNKQFLCIHGGLSPELHTLDDLRSINRFREPPTQGLMCDILWADPLEDFGSEKTNENFLHNHVRGCSYFFTYNAACQFLERNNLLSVIRAHEAQDAGYRMYRKTKTTGFPSVMTIFSAPNYLDVYSNKAAVLKYESNVMNIRQFNCTPHPYWLPNFMDVFTWSLPFVGEKITDMLIAILNCCTKEELEEEEEEFPLHAPEPTDAESAAERRQIIKNKILAVGRMSRVFSLLREESERVSELKSISGSNALPAGMLASGAEGIKEAIQGFEDARKSDIENERLPPDIIDPDEDKPASPSASPIMPATPEEIPSEIPYDSPITGTPRTPISGAIAFGSPGSPGTPTSPSIGGPPLTAWRPGHGRRTSLGTTKTSPSTRRRSLENTMHLIRDVVGGKDAQGDGQLERLAEVISSPTKGGQGERE, from the exons ATGGCTTCCCCAGCCACTCAGACCGCGAATGCCATTGCGGCCATCAACAACCGCTCAAACCTTGTCATCCCGGAGATAGACTTTACCCAGCACCAGCTTGAGAACGGTGAAATCGTTAGCACCACTGAGAGGGTCATCAAAGAT GTTCAAGCCCCAGCGATGTATGTACCGACCGACGACCAATTCTGGTCCACGACGGATAAAACCAAGCCCGATATTGCATTTTTAAAGAACCACTTCTAtcgggaaggaaggttgaCTGAGGAGCAAGCTTTGTATATCCTTGAAAA GGGTGGAGAGCTCTTGAGATCAGAACCAAACTTGCTGGAAGTTGACGCGCCTATCACTG TGTGCGGTGATATTCACGGTCAATAT TACGATTTGATGAAGCTCTTCGAGGTCGGCGGAAACCCGGCAGACACTCGTTATCTCTTCTTGGGAGACTACGTTGATCGAGGATACTTTTCTATTGAG TGTGTGCTTTATTTGTGGTCGCTCAAGATGTGGTATCCCGATACTCTTTTCCTGCTGAGAGGTAATCACGAGTGCCGACACTTGACCGACTATTTCACCTTCAAGCTAGAGT GCAAGCACAAGTACTCCGAGACTGTTTACAATGCCTGCATGGAGAGTTTCTGCAACTTGCCGCTGGCGGCAGTTATGAACAAGCAATTCCTGTGCATCCATGGTGGTTTGTCGCCAGAGCTTCATACCCTCGATGATCTGCGATCT ATCAATCGGTTCCGAGAGCCTCCCACTCAAGGTCTTATGTGCGATATCCTTTGGGCTGATCCGTTAGAAGACTTTGGCTCAGAAAAGACCAACGAAAACTTTTTGCACAATCATGTCCGAGGTTGCAGTTACTTCTTCACTTATAATGCTGCATGTCAGTTCTTGGAGAGGAACAACCTGCTTTCTGTTATTCGAGCTCACGAGGCTCAAGATGCTGG TTATCGAATGTATCGGAAAACTAAGACCACTGGCTTCCCCTCCGTCATGACCATCTTTTCAGCACCTAACTACCTTGACGTTTACTCTAATAAGGCCGCTGTGTTGAAGTACGAATCAAACGTCATGAA CATCCGACAATTCAATTGTACGCCCCATCCTTATTGGCTGCCTAACTTTATGGATGTGTTCACCTGGAGTTTGCCTTTCGTTGGCGAGAAGA TTACGGACATGCTTATTGCAATCCTCAACTGTTGCACCAaggaggagcttgaggaagaggaggaagagtttCCTCTTCATGCTCCTGAGCCTACCGATGCCGAATCTGCAGCGGAAAGACGACAAATCATTAAGAACAAGATTCTTGCTGTTGGTCGCATGTCTCGAGTATTCTCTCTGCTGCGTGAAGAGTCTGAAAGGGTGTCTGAACTTAAGAGTATTTCTGGCTCAAACGCTTTACCCGCTGGCATGCTTGCCAGTGGCGCTGAAGGTATTAAAGAAGCGATCCAGGGCTTTGAGGATGCGAGAAAAAGCGATATCGAGAATGAGAGGCTTCCTCCTGACATCATCGAC CCCGATGAGGACAAGCCTGCGTCACCTTCTGCCTCTCCCATCATGCCCGCCACCCCTGAAGAGATCCCCAGCGAAATCCCCTACGACTCTCCAATCACCGGTACTCCTCGAACTCCTATCTCCGGCGCTATTGCTTTCGGCTCTCCCGGCTCTCCTGGCACCCCCACCAGCCCTTCCATTGGAGGTCCGCCACTCACTGCTTGGCGACCCGGCCATGGCCGTCGTACATCGTTGGGCACTACCAAGACTAGCCCGAGTACGCGAAGGAGGAGTTTGGAGAATACGATGCACTTGATCCGAGATGTGGTGGGTGGTAAGGATGCCCAAGGTGATGGGCAGTTGGAGAGGCTCGCAGAGGTTATTTCGAGTCCGACGAAGGGCGGTCAAGGCGAGAGAGAGTAG
- a CDS encoding signal recognition particle protein, putative has protein sequence MPTVEDYFDDDTDLPLPSSSRPTLPNTGTRGALLEEITSDDEGDMDFSKLAEQGRGIFGENSKAPAPSAPSFSASDKGKLAVRDGDQNVVGGGPTINPNTPMGGLMGDMMKLQAAEEERLEKLKGKFGNVNIGADPSIYKGWNVVYPLYFDAKVSINSGRRVPRTSAVWWPIATQIAEACKSLGLPSVLEPERCHPADWENPGRVKVQFVKDGRFINPIIKNRTQLYKHISDQIRQRNPSIVFDPAATASRRPQPFSSVSASKPSKKSKTKAKLPPKAPRPIVKLPTRPPLPPAPVPNPDDRLPFNSPLIPMGVIIAAIKREKAEEKEKKKIGGGESAGEPKAPKMKKIVVRGKR, from the exons ATGCCCACCGTAGAAGACTATTTTGACGACGACACCGACCTCCCcttgccctcttcttctagACCCACTCTCCCGAACACAGGTACCCGCGGAGCGCTCCTCGAAGAGATCACTTCCGACGATGAAGGGGACATGGATTTCAGCAAGCTCGCAGAGCAGGGACGTGGGATATTCGGAGAGAATTCCAAGGCGCCAGCGCCTTCAGCTCCAAGCTTTAGTGCGAGTGACAAGGGGAAACTTGCGGTCAGAGATGGAGACCAAAATGTAGTGGGCGGAGGACCGACAATCAACCCTAATACGCCGATGGGAGGACTTATGGGTGATATGATGAAGCTGCAGGccgcagaagaagagagactGGAGAAATTGAAAGGAAAGTTTGGGAACGTGAACATTGGAGCCGATCCCAGTATCTACAAGGG CTGGAACGTCGTGTATCCGCTGTACTTTGACGCCAAAGTCTCAATCAACTCTGGTCGACGCGTTCCCAGGACATCGGCTGTCTGGTGGCCGATAGCAACTCAGATCGCCGAAGCTTGCAAATCTCTGGGCCTTCCTAGTGTCCTTGAA CCCGAGAGGTGTCATCCCGCGGATTGGGAGAATCCTGGCCGAGTCAAAGTGCAATTTGTAAAAGACGGCCGGTTTATCAATCCCATCATCAAGAACCGTACCCAGCTGTACAAACATATTTCAGACCAAATCCGTCAGCGAAATCCTTCCATTGTGTTTGATCCTGCTGCTACTGCCTCCCGACGTCCGCAGCCTTTCTCCTCCGTCTCAGCAAGCAAGCcatcaaagaagagcaaaacCAAGGCTAAACTGCCTCCAAAAGCCCCTCGACCAATCGTCAAACTTCCTACTCGACCTCCACTCCCACCTGCACCTGTCCCTAATCCTGACGATCGGTTGCCGTTCAACTCACCTCTCATTCCAATGGGAGTTATCATTGCGGCGATCAAGCGAGAGAAGgctgaagagaaagaaaagaagaaaattgGTGGTGGCGAGAGTGCTGGAGAGCCCAAGGCtccgaagatgaagaagattgtgGTTAGGGGCAAGAGATAG
- a CDS encoding regulatory protein cys-3, putative, translated as MFPDLPEHLQALNTIPGDTPPSSGMNPEQEEAFWGFLHADELFRNFGSVPSPQDEEKKQQQAAQNQMSAPAAPAPTPATVATPVSSASKDDKHSGPTLESFLAAYMGHSSTTAQQQTAAQTISNYLMPLPAPYTNPASNAHHQSTILPATSVTTQDGVSSASTVSAHEDSPTDDKPSGAKKLKQMGANPNDLEEDKRRRNTEASARFRAKKKEREQALERRAKELEAQVASLAAENSSLQNENRLLKAIVLNGSNPSAAALAGVIGAGHDTQGQDALQAALAALGKRKRDE; from the exons ATGTTCCCCGACCTTCCCGAGCACCTTCAGGCTCTCAATACCATTCCGGGTGACACCCCCCCGTCGTCCGGTATGAACCcagagcaagaagaagccttTTGGGGGTTCCTCCACGCCGATGAGCTGTTCCGAAACTTTGGCAGCGTGCCATCTCCgcaggatgaagagaagaagcagcaaCAAGCTGCCCAGAACCAGATGTCTGCTCCTGCTGCGCCCGCCCCTACCCCTGCCACCGTAGCTACACCAGTTTCATCCGCCAGCAAAGATGACAAGCATTCTGGGCCCACCCTCGagtctttccttgctgcctACATGGGCCATTCCTCTACCACTGCCCAACAACAGACCGCTGCTCAAACAATAAGCAACTATCTCAtgcctcttcctgctccttACACCAACCCTGCTTCCAATGCGCACCACCAGAGCACCATTTTGCCTGCAACATCTGTGACCACCCAGGATGGCGTGTCAAGTGCGAGCACTGTCAGTGCTCACGAAGACTCTCCTACCGATGACAAGCCGTCAGGCGCGAAAAAATTGAAGCAAATGGGCGCAAACCCTAACGACCTCGAAGAGGA CAAGCGACGAAGAAACACTGAAGCATCTGCTCGTTTCCgagccaagaagaaggagcgcGAGCAAGCCCTTGAGCGACGAGCCA AGGAACTTGAAGCCCAGGTCGCCTCTCTTGCCGCCGAAAACAGCTCTCTCCAAAACGAGAACCGATTACTTAAAGCCATCGTTCTGAACGGATCAAACCCTAGTGCAGCTGCTCTTGCTGGTGTCATCGGCGCCGGTCACGACACACAAGGACAGGATGCCCTTCAGGCTGCTTTGGCCGCTTtagggaagaggaagcggGATGAGTAG
- a CDS encoding ribosomal protein, putative has translation MVQSTFKRFVEVGRVVLVNEGPSAGKLAVIVEIIDHNRALIDGPTTSVSRQAFPYRNLILTPYTIASLPRGVGAGPLKKAIEKAGVSEKWEQSGWAKKLAARQVRKNATDFDRFQIQLAKRARRDVVRKAYVKEKKASA, from the exons ATGGTG CAATCTACCTTCAAGCGTTTTGTCGAGGTTGGCCGAGTTGTCCTCGTTAACGAGGGCCCTTCTGCTGGCAAGCTCGCCGTGATCGTTGAGATCATCGACCACAACAGG GCTCTCATTGACGGCCCCACCACCTCCGTTTCCCGTCAAGCTTTCCCCTACCGAAACCTTATCCTCACTCCTTACACCATTGCGTCTCTTCCCCGAGGTGTCGGTGCCGGTCCCCTCAAGAAGGCTATTGAGAAGGCTGGTGTTTCGGAGAAGTGGGAGCAGAGCGGATGGGCTAAGAAGTTGGCTGCCAGGCAGGTCAGGAAG AACGCCACCGACTTCGACCGATTCCAGATCCAACTCGCCAAGAGGGCTCGAAGGGACGTTGTCCGCAAGGCTTAcgtcaaggagaagaaggcttcTGCTTAA
- a CDS encoding phenylalanine-tRNA ligase, putative yields the protein MPVPTPEALQHVILQNLEASGSIPDSRELAYNGRLLQSAEEQGVVRAVLDSLASKEMVEYKQITTTTYGLTEEGEGITQNGSHEYRVWEVLPVKGQGEPIGIPELKKRLGDETTKVGQMRAFKNKWIAKDGAGFVRAAEAPVDEAAVQMKEIKESGLVAGGEAVVKELQKRKLIQPKKYIHYSISKGPQFSTEVKQLETDLTVEMLQSGAWKDASFKQYNFAAAGQPTDGGALHPLLKVREEFRTIFFDMGFTEMPTNRFVESAFWNFDAMFVPQQHPAREMQDTFYVKDPAKALKPDADYYERIRKIHEEGGYGSIGYRAPFSQEESEKLLLRTHTTAITTDMLYRLANQPGGFKPAKMFSIDRVFRNETADATHLAEFHQVEGLVADYDITLGHLLAFMQEFFSKTGNHKLRFKPAYNPYTEPSMEVFSYHEGLGKWIEIANSGIFRPEMLEPMGLPKGVRVLGWGMSLERPTMIKYKIQDIRTLVGHKTDLDQVKKRAAVRLEKGDD from the exons ATGCCTGTGCCTACCCCAGAAGCCCTCCAACACGTAATTCTTCAAAATCTCGAAGCGTCTGGCTCCATTCCGGACTCTCGCGAATTGGCGTACAATGGCAGGCTTTTACAATCTGCTGAGGAGCAGGGCGTTGTAAGGGCTGTGTTGGACAGTTTGGCGAGCAAGGAG ATGGTTGAGTACAAGCAaatcaccaccaccacctacGGCCTTactgaagagggagaaggtatCACTCAAAATGGTTCTCACGAGTATAGAGTGTGGGAGGTGCTTCCTGTGAAGGGTCAAGGAGAGCCCATCGGTATTCCTGAACTCAAG AAACGTCTCGGTGACGAAACTACCAAGGTTGGTCAGATGCGAGCGTTCAAGAACAAGTGGATAGCGAAGGATGGTGCCGGTTTCGTCCGTGCG GCTGAGGCGCCTGTGGATGAGGCTGCCGTACAAATGAAGGAAATCAAGGAAAGCGGGCTGGTTGCAGGAGGTGAAGCCGTTGTCAAGGAGCtgcaaaaaagaaaattGATTCAACCCAA AAAGTATATCCACTATTCTATCTCCAAAGGACCTCAGTTCTCTACTGAAGTCAAGCAACTGGAAACCGACCTTACTGTTGAAATGCTGCAATC AGGTGCTTGGAAAGACGCTTCGTTCAAGCAGTACAACTTCGCCGCTGCTGGCCAACCTACTGATGGTGGCGCTCTCCATCCATTGTTGAAGGTTCGAGAAGAGTTCAGGACCATTTTCTTTGACATGGG TTTCACCGAGATGCCTACGAACAGGTTTGTCGAGTCTGCTTTCTGGAACTTCGATGCCATGTTCGTTCCTCAGCAACATCCTGCTCGAGAGATGCAGGACACCTTCTATGTTAAGG ACCCGGCCAAAGCCCTCAAGCCTGATGCCGACTATTACGAGCGAATTCGAAAGATTcacgaggaaggaggttACGGATCCATTGGTTACCGAGCACCTTTCTCTCAGGAGGAGAGTGAGAAGCTCTTGTTACGAACACACACCACTGCTATCACTACCGACATGCTTTACAGGCTCGCCAATCAGCCCGGAGGGTTCAAGCCGGCGAAGATGTTCTCTATCGACCGAGTTTTCAG AAATGAAACTGCCGATGCTACCCATTTGGCAGAGTTCCACCAAGTGGAAGGCCTTGTTGCGGACTACGATATCACTCTCGGCCACCTGCTTG CGTTCATGCAAGAGTTCTTCTCCAAGACTGGTAACCACAAGCTGAGGTTCAAGCCCGCATACAATCCTTACACTGAG CCCAGTATGGAAGTTTTCTCATACCATGAAGGCTTGGGCAAGTGGATTGAAATTGCCAAC TCTGGTATCTTCCGCCCCGAGATGCTCGAGCCCATGGGTCTTCCCAAGGGTGTCCGAGTTCTTGGTTGGGGTATGTCTCTGGAACGCCCTACTATGATCAAATACAAGATCCAAGATATCAGGACGCTTGTCGGACACAAAACGGATTTGGATCAGGTAAAGAAGAGGGCGGCGGTCAGGTTGGAGAAGGGCGATGACTAG
- a CDS encoding expressed protein yields the protein MISLSRRSILRTLLITSPLIFIGLFVSLKPSEPVEDESAASKARSETLVSQKHGNWWKGIHRGANWSPLDWAKNPMLKEEALDGDKDGWVNFDEELKWTKYEGGVAGFQVFSNLYLTGGAFTAITPFPPDDPSSSSLTNDEEEPTVEFESPFPDTKFIISSDKRGIAAGPDRWKMEKPETARLEFGQMGYKLGGATFIINDKPGIEGYLVFFKHFATETFLGAARVLASTYSTDTPHQAPLPKRIWFPRCGVSPSWRDGRGENYWFLSRALPSASIEDATQFTDRSLSGITIQFEKVVIIDRWAAHSIGGDNGKWGKMNVLIPTVFAQPNFFDPYRQNVAKSLGITGTSIETSLPVVVYVDHQIGTPRLHPEDHMGLIDALKSLTPLAEVHVVKLNGMSKFKRIELLNRACIIISLHVDELIHAMWMPTIPGRSTVIELFEQGGFRRDFELMATSLGHQYVAIQYDRILLEEEWRTGGPSIGEEAKKGEVRVNPEVVIRAVEDILTKDDENAEIVGI from the exons ATGATTTCATTATCGAGGCGCTCAATATTACGCACCCTTTTGATCACATCCCcactcatcttcatcggcCTGTTCGTTTCCCTTAAACCTTCTGAGCCagttgaggatgaaagtGCGGCTAGCAAAGCACGGTCAGAAACTCTTGTATCGCAGAAGCATGGAAATTGGTGGAAAGGCATCCATAGAGGCGCGAACTGGAGCCCGTTAGACTGGGCAAAGAATCCGATGCTCAAAGAGGAAGCTCTAGATGGTGACAAGGACGGATGGGTGAattttgatgaagagctgaAATGGACGAAATATGAAGGTG GCGTGGCGGGCTTCCAGGTATTTTCCAACCTATATTTAACAGGCGGAGCTTTTACGGCGATCaccccttttcctccagacgatccctcttcctcatctcttacaaacgatgaagaagagcccACCGTAGAGTTCGAAAGTCCTTTTCCAGACACCAAGTTCATCATATCCTCGGATAAACGAGGGATCGCTGCTGGACCTGATaggtggaagatggagaagccTGAAACGGCAAGATTAGAGTTCGGTCAGATGGGTTATAAGTTGGGTGGAGCGACA TTCATCATCAATGACAAGCCAGGGATTG AGGGCTATCTCG TCTTTTTCAA GCATTTCGCCACAGAGACCTTCCTGGGCGCAGCACGCGTTCTTGCATCAACTTATTCAACTGACACTCCCCACCAGGCGCCCCTACCAAAACGAATTTGGTTCCCAAGGTGTGGTGTGAGTCCTAGctggagagatggacgagGAGAAA ATTATTGGTTCCTCTCTCGTGCTTTGCCTTCTGCTTCTATTGAAGATGCTACCCAATTTACCGACCGCAGTCTGTCAGGGATCACAATTCAGTTCGAGAAAGTCGTTATAATCGATCGTT GGGCGGCCCATTCTATCGGCGGTGACAATGGCAAATGGGGCAAG atgaacgTTCTTATTCCTACTGTCTTCGCCCAACCGAACTTCTTTGATCCTTACCGTCAGAATGTAGCCAAGTCGCTTGGTATCACTGGGACCTCCATTGAGACATCATTACCGGTCGTTGTATACGTTGACCATCAA ATAGGAAcacctcgtcttcatcctgaGGATCATATGGGTCTCATCGATGCCTTGAAGAGCCTGACTCCGTTGGCTGAGGTTCACGTTGTGAAGTTGAACGGCATGTCCAAATTTAAACGAATTGAGTTATTGAATCGTGCTTGT ATTATCATAAGCTTACACGTGGATGAACTCATACACGCAATGTGGATGCCTACGATCCCCGGCCGATCGACTGTCATCGAACTGTTTGAACAGGGTGGTTTTCGCC GTGACTTTGAGCTCATGGCCACTTCTCTCGGTCATCAATATGTTGCAATTCAGTACGACAGGATCCTTCTCGAGGAAGAATGGCGTACGGGTGGCCCCTCTATAGGGGAAGAAGCTAAAAAG GGTGAGGTAAGAGTCAATCCAGAAGTGGTGATTCGAGCGGTAGAAGATATCTTGACAAAGGACGATGAGAACGCGGAGATTGTTGGCATCTGA